The nucleotide sequence TACCGCTATTAGAAATTAAATCTTCACTAAAAAGCAATTCACCATTGAACTTAATATCTGCATGTGCCCCATAATTAGATTGAGCACTACCCGAATAGACATTTGCATATAAATTTGCTGATACAATTTTTGCATTAGATGGAACATCATATGTAATTTCAGAGTGTTCAGTCCAGCTATGTTGGTCAATTAACACAACACCACCAGAAACCGAACCCGAATCTATGGTTTTCATATTGTTATTGTTATTACCACTTAAAATTTCAGATGAATCATCTAAATCAGACGAAAGAGTATCATTAATAGAATCATTAGCAGATACACAGCCTATTGAAAGTACAATAATGAAACTTAAACAAATTATATATATAATCGATTTATTCTTCATTTAATCATCCTTTTAATTAGTATGCCTTATTTAATTAATTTTATTCAAGAAAAATTAAATGTGTTGAATAAAAATAAGAATAATAAAACACCTAATATATAATTTATACTATAATACTAATAAACGTTTTCTTATTACTGAATAGTTAAAAAAATAGAAAAAATTATTACTTTTTATTTATTAGACAAATTTGGTGTCCATAAATCGAATTCTTTAATTTGCGGAGGTATTCCTGAATCAGCATAAGATTCTAAATAACCACTTTTTGAGTTATAATCTTCACTTGAAGTAGCTGAATTAGAAAATTCCACTAATCCTCTGTTTCTAATTAAAGTGTGTTTAGGTTTAAAAGTAGATGACCAAATATAAAATACTTTAAAAACAGTGTCCGGATGATATCCCCCACCTAAATCAATAGCTAATATATCACATTTTTGAATTATTTTAAAAACACTTTCTAAAACATCATGAAGTCGAACATCACCTTTGATGAATGTACAGTCTAAATTGTTCATTGCATTTAGTGATTCGGGAGAATTATCAAGGGCAATAACTTTAACATCCTTGAAGTTGTCTAAGATTAATTTAGTTGTATTTCCAACATGACATCCAAGTTCAACTATAACATCCTCATCTCGTGCTAATGATAATATTTGATTTCTGTACTTTAAAACATCATAACTAAGTTTAATCATAAATAATACCTTTATTGTTAAGTTTACCTACATATGTCCAGTCAATTTTAAGTTTTTCTAAATCTTCTTTGTTTTTTGAAAAAGTAAATAATGTATTTCCAAGCATCGCCATTGAAGAACCTAAAATATCACAGCTAGAATCAATATAATCAATCATGGATTTTACTTCATTTGTAATTAAATTAGTTTTTTTAGAAAATTCATATGAAAATTTTAAAAAGTTATCTAAACTAGAATCTTTTCTAAATAAATCTACATAATCTTTACCATTTTCAGATATAATTTTCTTATAATTTGGATTTGTAATGATGTTATTTGTTGATATATCTCCAAAGCTTTTACATGCTACATAAACATCTTCATTAAAACTTTTAATTTCACCAATA is from Methanobrevibacter oralis and encodes:
- a CDS encoding class I SAM-dependent methyltransferase; translated protein: MIKLSYDVLKYRNQILSLARDEDVIVELGCHVGNTTKLILDNFKDVKVIALDNSPESLNAMNNLDCTFIKGDVRLHDVLESVFKIIQKCDILAIDLGGGYHPDTVFKVFYIWSSTFKPKHTLIRNRGLVEFSNSATSSEDYNSKSGYLESYADSGIPPQIKEFDLWTPNLSNK